TGCTTTATTGTTAAAGGTAAAGTCAATAGCTTGGTTACTATTGTAAATAGAATAATGGACAATCCATAATTATTTGTTAAATCAAAAATAAGCTTTAACAATGCACCAAATGGTCGTGCTAATGCGTTCAAATTTATAACCCCCAATATATTTTTAGTAAATTATCTAAGAGGATCGTAACCTCCAGGGTGGAAAGGATGACACTTTAATATTCTTTTTAAAGTCAAGTAAGTCCCTTTAAAAAATCCATATCTCTCATACGCAGCCATACTATAAGCAGAACATGTAG
Above is a genomic segment from Alkaliphilus oremlandii OhILAs containing:
- the yidD gene encoding membrane protein insertion efficiency factor YidD; amino-acid sequence: MSRLCIFLIQIYRKYISPLKRPSCRFHPTCSAYSMAAYERYGFFKGTYLTLKRILKCHPFHPGGYDPLR